CTTTCATTTGTTCCGGGCGGGGATGTATGCGCGCTTAGCAGGGTTGCCAAGTCAAGGGATCGGGGCCAAGACGGCTCTATATTATTGGCCAAATGCGATGATTCGGGAATATGTCGCTGTTGTCGTCATGAATAAGAAACGGCATAGTATCGTCTCTGGTATCTTATTAGGGATTCCGGTTATCGTACTGATGTTTACGTTTTTTGTGAGGTGATCTCAGATTTGAATCAGAGTTAGAACGGGAGAGGGGAGTATATTCATGGATACAAAATATTCAGTAGCTCAAGCAACGCATCAGGATTTGGATGATTTAGTGCTGTTATTTGACCTCTATCGAGTGTTTTATCAGCAGCCCTCTAATTTGGAAGGAGCAAGAGCATTTTTATTCGAACGCTTCAATCATGCCGAGTCGGTGATCTTTATTGCACGAAATGCTTCGAATGGCCAAGCGGCAGGATTTGCTCAGCTCTATCCTACATTTTCGTCTATTTCTATGCAGCGTTCATGGGTACTTAATGATCTGTATGTGCGGGAGGAAAGCCGTAGAGAGGGCGTTGGTGAGTTGTTGCTGAAGCATGTGAAGGAATTTGCTGTATTAACAAAGGCAAAGGGCATTGCACTGTCAACGGCCCTCAATAACATCAAGGCACAGTCTCTGTATGAGAAGGAAGGCTACGTTAAGGACAATGAGTTCTATAATTATTTCTTAACACTAGAACAGAACGGATTGAAGGCAAAATCGCACTTGGAAAAATCAAAGAAAAGAGCTGGAGCTAAGCGATGAAAGTCTGGAAATGGGGCTATGAATCTGATAAATATGATTCTTTTACTTTTCCTAACCGTGATGCAGTAAGTCAATATCTAGATCCTTATTTTAATGGAACTGTAATCGGGGAAAAATGGGGAGTGGTGCCGTTTGAAACCTATCGATCGCGGAAGCGTTGTGACTGTACAGGGATAGGCAGCCATATTCCTATATTCGGTGAACGTACCGTAGAAGTGCTTGCACCTTATCTCAATTCGAATGTAGAGTTACTGCCTTTACAGCATCCTTCAAAGCGTTTCTATGCTGTCAATGTCATTAGGCTTATAGATGCATTGGACTATGAGAATTCAGAAGTTGAATATGTTGAGGGACACCCCGGCTTTGTTAGAGATGTTCATCGATTTGCATTCAAGCTGGATGTGATCCAAGAGTCCCCGATCTTTATGATTCCAGAATATAAGAGTCTACGTATATTTGTGACGGATACTTTTAAAGAGGCAGTAGAAGCTAACGGGCTAAAGGGATTCACTTTTGAGTTGCTGTGGGACTCCGAGATGAATAATGATGCAGAGGCAGATTTGGAGTGGCAGTATCAAGAAGCGTTAGCGGCTGTAGAGCGTAATAAGGGTGAAGAATTCTCTTTTGATGAGGCTATAAAAAGAATGGAAGCCGGGGAGAGCTTAGCGAGCGGTCAGTGGAGGCTTCAGCAAGCACCTGACGGAACGATAAGACTTGGGAATCTTCAAGCAGATGGCAGCTATAACTGGATTCAGCCGATCTTTTATCCCCCAGTCCTGCTTGATCTAAAGTGGCATGTAGTGAATTCTCTGCCAGTGAAATAAGAAACTAACTGTCATACCCCTTACATCGAACTTTCGTTAGACGTTCGAGCATTTCATGAGCATAATAAATAGTCACAGATTTGATAGTTTACAAGGAAAAAAAGGAAGGCTGCCTAACCAGCAATGTGAACTGCACCCCGTCAAGTAGACAATACAAATAAGTAAAATATTTAGGCGGTCTTAGTCCTGTATTCCATGGGACTGAGACCGTTTAATTTTGCTTGTAAACGGTCATTGTTGTAGAAGTGGATGTAGTCGTTAATGTCCTTCTCTAGTTCCTCAAAGGTACTGTATGTATTCAGATAATACCTCTCGCATTTTAAGGTCCCCCAGAATGCCTCCATCGGTCCGTTGTCGATACACCGACTAATACGTGACATACTCTGTGTCATGTTGGCTTTGTCCAGTTTTCGTTTGAATTCTAACGAAGTATATTGAAAACCTCGATCACTGTGTAGCATAGGAGTAGCGCCCGGAACAGCATCAAGAGCTCTATCCAGCGTTTCAAATACGAGTCTGTTGTTGTTCGAATGCCCAATCACACTGGAAATAATCATGTTGCTGTGGAGATCCAGAATAGCGCTGAGATAAGCCTTCTGGCCGTTTCCGCACTTAAATTCCGTTACATCAGTTAGCCATTTCTCGTTGGGCTTTTCAGCCTGAAACTTGCGGTTCAGCAGGTTCTCTGCAACATGCTGAGGTGTAGAGCGCATGTATTTCTTTTTCTTCCTGCGAATGACCGACTGTATACCTGCTAGCTTCATAAGCCGCTGGATTCGTTTGTGGTTAATAGGTTTGTCCGTGTCTCGAGAG
The window above is part of the Paenibacillus lutimineralis genome. Proteins encoded here:
- a CDS encoding imm11 family protein, producing the protein MKVWKWGYESDKYDSFTFPNRDAVSQYLDPYFNGTVIGEKWGVVPFETYRSRKRCDCTGIGSHIPIFGERTVEVLAPYLNSNVELLPLQHPSKRFYAVNVIRLIDALDYENSEVEYVEGHPGFVRDVHRFAFKLDVIQESPIFMIPEYKSLRIFVTDTFKEAVEANGLKGFTFELLWDSEMNNDAEADLEWQYQEALAAVERNKGEEFSFDEAIKRMEAGESLASGQWRLQQAPDGTIRLGNLQADGSYNWIQPIFYPPVLLDLKWHVVNSLPVK
- a CDS encoding IS3 family transposase, whose amino-acid sequence is MSLSGHRQAHVYLAIRAVHEESQISLRILCEVARVPRSSYYKWINHKPSQREQENKQLTEAILALHEQVRGIYGYRRHTVQLSRDTDKPINHKRIQRLMKLAGIQSVIRRKKKKYMRSTPQHVAENLLNRKFQAEKPNEKWLTDVTEFKCGNGQKAYLSAILDLHSNMIISSVIGHSNNNRLVFETLDRALDAVPGATPMLHSDRGFQYTSLEFKRKLDKANMTQSMSRISRCIDNGPMEAFWGTLKCERYYLNTYSTFEELEKDINDYIHFYNNDRLQAKLNGLSPMEYRTKTA
- a CDS encoding GNAT family N-acetyltransferase — protein: MDTKYSVAQATHQDLDDLVLLFDLYRVFYQQPSNLEGARAFLFERFNHAESVIFIARNASNGQAAGFAQLYPTFSSISMQRSWVLNDLYVREESRREGVGELLLKHVKEFAVLTKAKGIALSTALNNIKAQSLYEKEGYVKDNEFYNYFLTLEQNGLKAKSHLEKSKKRAGAKR